The proteins below are encoded in one region of Macaca nemestrina isolate mMacNem1 chromosome 10, mMacNem.hap1, whole genome shotgun sequence:
- the LOC105499948 gene encoding proline-rich protein 4, whose translation MLLVLLSVVLLALSSAQSTDNDVISEDFTPTTPGWRKYQHSSRGTNRQDISRTSHAGSNLEFNDRK comes from the exons ATGCTGCTGGTCCTGCTGTCAGTAGTCCTGCTGGCTCTGAGCTCAGCTCAGAGCACAgataatg ATGTGATCTCTGAAGACTTTACTCCCACCACACCAG GCTGGAGGAAGTACCAGCATTCTTCCAGGGGGACAAACCGCCAAGACATCTCCAGGACCAGCCACGCTGGTAGTAATCTAGAATTCAATGACAG aaaataa